Proteins from a single region of Primulina tabacum isolate GXHZ01 chromosome 5, ASM2559414v2, whole genome shotgun sequence:
- the LOC142545149 gene encoding acyl-lipid (9-3)-desaturase-like, whose protein sequence is MGVQKRYITSDELKTHDKRGDLWISIQGKVYDVSEWAKDHPGGELPLLNLAGLDATDAFVAYHPGTAWQYLDKFFNGFYLEDYSVSEVSEDYRKLVYEFSKLGLFEKKGHGVLISMCFMALLFAVSVYGVIFSEGVLLHLLCGGLVGCLWIQSGWIGHDSGHYQVMMTRKLNRVAQVLSGNCLSGISIAWWKWNHNAHHIACNSLDHDPDLQHMPFFAVSSRLYNSITSCFYERKMEFDTLSRFLVSYQHWTFYPVMCFARINLYAQSFFLLLSKRKVPNRGQELLGLLVFWIWYPLLVSCLPSWGERVMFVLASFTVTSIQHIQFCLNHFSSNVYLGLPNGKDWFEKQTTGTLNITCSSWMDWFHGGLQFQIEHHLFPRLPRWQLRKISPFVRELCKKHGFPYNSASFLEANVMTVQTLRNAALQARDFSKPVPKNLVWEAVNTHG, encoded by the coding sequence ATGGGTGTCCAGAAGAGGTACATTACATCAGATGAGCTCAAAACCCACGACAAAAGAGGGGATCTTTGGATCTCAATTCAAGGGAAAGTGTACGATGTCTCTGAATGGGCGAAAGATCATCCTGGTGGCGAGTTACCGCTCTTGAATCTTGCGGGCCTAGATGCAACCGATGCATTTGTTGCTTATCATCCAGGCACAGCCTGGCAGTATCTTGACAAATTCTTTAACGGGTTTTATTTGGAAGACTATTCTGTGTCCGAGGTGTCCGAGGATTACAGAAAACTAGTGTATGAGTTCTCTAAACTGGGACTTTTCGAGAAGAAAGGCCACGGGGTTTTGATTTCAATGTGTTTTATGGCCTTGCTGTTTGCTGTCAGTGTTTATGGAGTGATTTTCTCTGAGGGCGTGCTGTTGCATTTGCTCTGTGGTGGTTTGGTGGGATGCCTTTGGATTCAGAGTGGTTGGATTGGGCATGATTCTGGTCACTATCAAGTGATGATGACTCGAAAACTCAACAGAGTTGCCCAGGTTCTGTCTGGGAATTGCCTCTCAGGAATCAGCATTGCTTGGTGGAAATGGAACCATAACGCTCACCACATCGCTTGCAACAGCCTCGACCACGATCCAGATCTTCAGCACATGCCGTTCTTCGCCGTGTCTTCCAGGTTATATAACTCAATCACTTCTTGCTTTTACGAGAGAAAAATGGAATTTGACACTTTGTCAAGATTCTTGGTTAGTTACCAGCATTGGACATTTTATCCCGTTATGTGTTTTGCTAGGATTAATTTGTATGCACAATCATTCTTCTTGTTGTTATCTAAGAGAAAAGTGCCCAATAGAGGGCAGGAGCTTTTAGGATTGCTGGTGTTCTGGATTTGGTACCCTTTACTTGTTTCTTGTTTACCCAGTTGGGGAGAAAGGGTGATGTTTGTCTTAGCGAGCTTCACGGTTACGTCTATTCAACATATTCAGTTCTGTTTGAACCATTTCTCATCTAATGTTTATCTTGGATTGCCTAATGGTAAAGACTGGTTCGAAAAGCAAACGACTGGAACTCTCAATATAACGTGCTCTTCTTGGATGGATTGGTTCCACGGTGGATTGCAATTCCAAATTGAACATCATTTGTTTCCTAGACTGCCTCGATGGCAACTCCGGAAAATCTCGCCCTTTGTGAGGGAACTCTGCAAGAAACATGGATTTCCTTATAACAGTGCATCGTTCTTGGAGGCAAATGTTATGACTGTGCAAACACTTAGAAATGCTGCGCTGCAGGCTCGGGATTTCTCCAAACCCGTTCCAAAAAATCTAGTCTGGGAAGCTGTCAACACTCACGGTTGA
- the LOC142544519 gene encoding uncharacterized protein LOC142544519, whose amino-acid sequence MNMNSDPYADLSHLCGIAAFSLPPRSLLLSLPPPPWPPAEHFGPIPNHLLPRYLCYDAPSPELPSSLSSSIPYSPPATTTHPSPEPLLLHSPPLCPDFTPHDSPLPSPDITASLANVASSPQLSPPPPFHYSDSVTAAAPHSETLLHESLISCNRDSPRHMDSPVQQREILPPCVVNYQDTLFFTPERETCHLSASFGVGVSDDENRDSAVTGGYGKRLPSLVKKLALWRKDVILDGKECEKIASFVKFSFSSRGRENILQEPSRKKQRKQEAKSKGVASSFYFTRSKAAASRLS is encoded by the exons ATGAACATGAATAGTGACCCCTACGCCGACCTCTCGCATCTCTGCGGCATCGCCGCCTTTTCACTCCCGCCCCGTTCCCTCCTCCTCTCCCTCCCGCCGCCTCCCTGGCCCCCCGCGGAACACTTTGGCCCAATCCCCAACCACCTCCTCCCCCGCTATCTCTGTTACGATGCCCCGTCTCCAGAACTCCCTTCTTCTTTATCTTCTTCCATACCTTATTCACCCCCTGCTACTACTACCCATCCTTCGCCTGAACCTTTGCTACTCCATTCTCCACCACTTTGCCCTGATTTTACTCCTCACGATTCACCACTGCCGTCTCCTGATATTACTGCGTCTCTCGCTAATGTTGCTTCTTCTCCTCAACTTTCGCCTCCGCCACCCTTTCACTATAGTGActctgtaactgctgctgctcCTCATTCTGAAACCCTGCTCCATGAATCACTTATCAGCTGCAACCGAGACTCTCCACGCCACATGGATTCGCCAGTCCAACAACGAGAAATTCTTCCTCCATGTGTTGTCAACTACCAAGATACGCTATTTTTCACCCCCGAACGAGAAACGTGTCATCTCTCTGCGTCATTCGGGGTCGGAGTCTCGGACGATGAAAATCGG GATTCTGCTGTTACTGGTGGGTATGGCAAGCGATTGCCCTCCCTCGTCAAGAAATTGGCATTGTGGCGTAAAGATGTAATTTTGGATGGCAAAGAGTGTGAAAAAATAGCTTCTTTCGTCAAGTTTTCATTTTCTAGCCGTGGTAGGGAGAATATTTTGCAGGAGCCATCAAGAAAGAAGCAAAGGAAGCAGGAGGCTAAATCCAAGGGCGTGGCATCTTCCTTTTACTTTACACGTAGTAAGGCCGCCGCTAGTCGATTATCCTAA
- the LOC142544517 gene encoding NDR1/HIN1-like protein 13: MTDKVHPATKPNAAAAAAPPPPTKTQLHNPKRHPNRPPPSSKHLRKDVRRYLCVACFWFTLLLLAILILASVAAAAFYVLYQPHYPLFSVTSLKISSFNLNTTPSAYLTTKLNLTLSAKNPNKKIAFLYGPMSITAQYDSVKLSNGSFAKFTNLPDSMFIIHTTMGMNSQVLETESANTLRLDLKKRNGLPMSIVVDTMVGIKIETSKTKKIGIRVKCVGIRGVVPKVNATVAIANVSKAKCVVGLRIKIFEWTF, from the coding sequence ATGACCGACAAAGTTCACCCAGCTACCAAGCCAaatgccgccgccgccgccgcgcCACCACCCCCAACTAAGACGCAGCTCCACAACCCAAAACGCCACCCCAACCGGCCTCCTCCCTCGTCAAAGCACCTCCGCAAGGACGTACGCCGCTACTTGTGCGTCGCTTGCTTCTGGTTCACCCTCCTCCTCCTGGCCATCCTCATCCTTGCCTCCGTCGCCGCTGCAGCCTTCTACGTACTCTACCAACCCCACTATCCTTTATTCTCCGTCACCTCCCTCAAAATCTCCTCCTTCAACCTCAACACCACTCCCTCCGCCTACCTCACCACGAAGCTCAACCTCACCCTGTCCGCCAAAAATCCCAACAAAAAGATCGCATTTCTCTACGGCCCCATGTCCATCACAGCACAGTATGACTCGGTAAAATTATCAAACGGGTCTTTCGCAAAGTTCACCAATTTGCCCGACTCCATGTTCATAATTCACACCACAATGGGGATGAACTCTCAGGTTCTGGAAACAGAATCCGCCAACACATTGAGGTTGGATCTTAAGAAGAGAAACGGGTTACCCATGAGCATTGTGGTGGATACGATGGTGGGGATCAAGATTGAGACGTCGAAGACGAAGAAGATCGGAATCAGAGTGAAGTGTGTAGGCATTCGGGGAGTCGTTCCCAAGGTAAATGCAACAGTTGCCATTGCCAACGTCTCCAAAGCAAAGTGTGTGGTTGGTCTTAGAATCAAGATCTTCGAATGGACCTTTTga
- the LOC142545150 gene encoding uncharacterized protein LOC142545150, whose translation MFAESASAIPSSIWAVINSWFTPTVLFVLLNLTIGTIALTSTFATQKQPQNLQENSSQNEHKQPRISKSSSLLQRLKSINFHPHFSPHDPQNLSDNHKSSTDSDNQFQAQAFETQSHYFFQDNPLENLETTPPSQGGYIFERAHVQNPQQTQTHFIFGQKESTLEDFKPVHEEEREETELQTMDEVYSHLNGGHFSRTKSDTEPASGEMPGKLPSKMKKSTSLKSPFRHFEEEESVEARRPATVRENGNSKFTDSDEEVDAKADDFINKFKQQLKLQRLDSIIRGKDTVGRATGGR comes from the coding sequence ATGTTTGCAGAATCTGCATCTGCAATACCTTCTTCAATATGGGCCGTCATCAACAGTTGGTTCACTCCCACTGTTCTTTTCGTACTCTTAAATCTCACGATAGGTACAATTGCTCTTACCTCTACTTTTGCCACTCAAAAACAACCCCAAAACTTGCAAGAAAATTCATCTCAAAATGAGCACAAGCAGCCCAGAATATCAAAATCATCCTCACTTCTCCAGCGTTTGAAATCTATCAATTTCCACCCGCACTTCTCACCTCACGACCCTCAAAATTTGTCTGATAATCACAAATCTAGCACAGATTCCGACAATCAGTTTCAAGCTCAAGCCTTTGAGACACAGTCCCACTATTTTTTCCAAGATAATCCCTTGGAAAATCTTGAAACAACCCCCCCGTCACAAGGTGGATACATTTTCGAACGAGCCCATGTACAGAATCCCCAACAAACGCAAACCCATTTCATTTTTGGGCAGAAAGAGTCGACCTTGGAAGATTTTAAACCCGTCCACGAAGAGGAACGTGAAGAAACTGAGTTGCAAACCATGGATGAAGTTTACAGTCACCTAAATGGTGGTCACTTTAGCAGGACTAAATCAGACACGGAACCTGCTTCCGGCGAGATGCCGGGCAAACTTCCCTCAAAAATGAAGAAATCGACGAGCTTGAAATCCCCTTTTCGACATTTTGAAGAAGAGGAAAGTGTCGAGGCGCGGCGGCCGGCGACTGTGAGGGAGAACGGGAACTCTAAATTCACCGACAGTGATGAAGAAGTGGATGCAAAAGCTGATGATTTTATTAACAAATTTAAGCAGCAGTTGAAGCTTCAGAGGCTGGACTCCATTATCAGGGGCAAGGACACGGTTGGAAGGGCCACCGGAGGGAGGTAA